The following proteins are co-located in the Streptomyces sp. NBC_01198 genome:
- a CDS encoding phytoene desaturase family protein, giving the protein MADAVVIGAGPNGLVAANVLADAGWSVEVIEEQPEPGGAVRSDRGVDPDFVSDLFSSFYPLAAASPALAALHLEDEGLRWSHAPAVLAHPLPDGRCAVLSRDLDDTAENLDAFAPGDGAAWRELYGLWEQVGEPLLGSLFAPFPPVRAGLKLLARVRTAGGLRLARTMLLPVRRLGEEHFAGEGGRLLLAGNALHADLSPESAIGGGFGWLMSMLGQSRGFPVPVGGSSALTDALVSRLERLGGRVRCGERVTEVVVRGGRALGVRTAGGDAVRARRAVLADVSAPALFTRLVAAEHLPARLLDDLRRGFQWDFSTFKVDWALDGPVPWAAEGAAGAGTVHLADSVDDLTRFAAQIATKHVPDQPFALFGQMTTSDPTRSPRGTESAWAYTHVPQDVRGDAGDDGITGSWDRREQEAMADRVEARVERYAPGFRDLIRNRRILAPTTLQSMDANLRGGAINGGTTAMHQQLVFRPTPAAGRPETPVRGLYLASSSAHPGGGVHGAPGANAARAALRPPLARSVISSAERALARRPAAG; this is encoded by the coding sequence ATGGCGGACGCCGTCGTCATCGGAGCGGGGCCCAACGGCCTGGTCGCGGCGAACGTGCTGGCCGACGCGGGCTGGAGCGTGGAGGTCATCGAGGAGCAGCCGGAGCCGGGCGGGGCGGTGCGCAGCGACCGGGGCGTCGACCCGGACTTCGTCAGCGACCTCTTCAGCTCCTTCTACCCGCTGGCCGCCGCCTCCCCCGCGCTGGCCGCGCTCCACCTGGAGGACGAGGGGCTGCGCTGGAGCCACGCGCCGGCCGTGCTCGCCCACCCGCTGCCGGACGGCCGCTGCGCGGTGCTGAGCCGCGACCTCGACGACACCGCGGAGAACCTGGACGCCTTCGCGCCCGGTGACGGGGCGGCATGGCGGGAGCTGTACGGACTGTGGGAGCAGGTGGGCGAGCCCCTGCTCGGCTCGCTGTTCGCGCCCTTCCCTCCGGTCCGCGCCGGCCTGAAGCTGCTCGCGCGGGTACGGACGGCGGGCGGGCTGCGGCTGGCCCGCACCATGCTGCTGCCGGTGCGGCGCCTCGGCGAGGAGCACTTCGCCGGGGAGGGCGGCCGGCTGCTGCTGGCCGGCAACGCCCTGCACGCCGACCTGTCCCCCGAGTCCGCGATCGGCGGCGGCTTCGGCTGGCTGATGTCGATGCTCGGCCAGAGCCGCGGCTTCCCCGTCCCGGTCGGCGGCTCCTCGGCGCTGACCGACGCCCTGGTCAGCCGGCTGGAGCGGCTGGGCGGCCGGGTGCGGTGCGGGGAGCGGGTGACGGAGGTCGTGGTGCGCGGCGGCCGGGCGCTGGGCGTCAGGACCGCCGGCGGCGACGCGGTACGGGCCCGGCGGGCGGTGCTCGCCGACGTCTCGGCGCCCGCGCTGTTCACCCGGCTGGTGGCGGCCGAGCATCTGCCCGCCCGGCTTCTCGACGACCTGCGGCGCGGCTTCCAGTGGGACTTCTCCACCTTCAAGGTGGACTGGGCGCTCGACGGGCCGGTCCCCTGGGCGGCCGAGGGAGCCGCCGGTGCGGGCACCGTGCACCTGGCGGACAGCGTGGACGACCTGACGCGGTTCGCCGCGCAGATCGCGACAAAGCACGTGCCCGACCAGCCCTTCGCGCTGTTCGGGCAGATGACCACCTCGGACCCGACCCGCTCCCCGCGGGGCACCGAGTCGGCGTGGGCGTACACCCACGTACCGCAGGACGTCAGGGGCGACGCCGGCGACGACGGCATCACCGGGAGCTGGGACCGCCGCGAGCAGGAGGCGATGGCCGACCGGGTGGAGGCCCGGGTCGAGCGGTACGCGCCCGGTTTCCGCGACCTGATCCGCAACCGCCGGATCCTGGCGCCGACGACGCTCCAGTCCATGGACGCCAACCTTCGGGGCGGCGCGATCAACGGCGGTACCACCGCGATGCACCAGCAGCTCGTCTTCCGCCCCACGCCCGCCGCCGGCCGCCCGGAGACCCCGGTGCGTGGTCTGTATCTCGCCTCGTCATCGGCGCACCCCGGCGGCGGCGTCCACGGCGCACCGGGCGCCAACGCCGCCCGCGCCGCCCTTCGGCCCCCGCTCGCCCGCTCCGTGATCAGCTCCGCGGAACGCGCCCTGGCCCGCCGCCCGGCGGCGGGTTAG
- a CDS encoding FAD-dependent oxidoreductase has product MPNNDALPGSPESYWMSSTDSTRFAPLADDVTVDVAVVGGGIAGLSAAWELAESGHSVAVVEAGRIAAGVSGHTTAKLTAQHGLVYERLRRTRGSEGARLYARSQQDAVERVAELAGALAIDCSLERTSAYAYTLDRGALKHLRAEADAAREAGLAADCVERCDLPFEVAGAVRIDGQAQFHPRAYLLGLAAALTARGGVIYERSRVTGLTEGEPCRVTTESGATVTARDVVVATGFPVFDRALLFARLSPRRELVVAAPLDAAAAPQGMYITEEEGKRSVRTAPLPDGRRLLIVTGESFTPGSGHVGERFRRLDAWMHERFPVAETAYRWAAQDNDPTDTVALVGPLHPGARHTFVATGFGGWGMSGGVMAGRLLSALINGERPPWAGLYDPRRIAPVLKEAPALLRQQADVAMHFVGDRLRPAHADTVDEVAPGEGAVVRVHGSRCAVYRDDDGVLHAVSARCSHLGCLVAFNAAETTWECPCHGSRFDVDGAVLQGPAVRPLEARNLDS; this is encoded by the coding sequence ATGCCGAACAACGACGCGCTGCCCGGCTCCCCCGAGTCGTACTGGATGAGCAGCACCGACTCCACGCGCTTCGCGCCGCTGGCCGACGACGTCACCGTGGACGTCGCGGTGGTCGGCGGCGGCATCGCGGGGTTGAGCGCGGCCTGGGAGCTGGCCGAGTCGGGGCACTCGGTCGCCGTCGTCGAGGCCGGCCGGATCGCCGCCGGGGTCAGCGGCCACACCACCGCGAAGCTGACCGCCCAGCACGGCCTGGTCTACGAGCGGCTGCGCCGCACCCGCGGAAGCGAGGGGGCGCGGCTGTACGCGCGCTCGCAGCAGGACGCGGTCGAGCGGGTCGCCGAGCTGGCCGGGGCGCTGGCGATCGACTGCTCGCTGGAGCGGACGTCCGCCTACGCCTACACGCTGGACCGCGGCGCTCTCAAGCACCTCAGGGCGGAAGCGGACGCGGCACGCGAGGCGGGCCTGGCGGCGGACTGCGTCGAGCGGTGCGATCTGCCCTTCGAGGTCGCGGGAGCGGTGCGGATCGACGGCCAGGCGCAGTTCCATCCGCGCGCCTACCTGCTCGGGCTGGCCGCCGCCCTGACCGCCCGTGGCGGCGTCATCTACGAGCGGTCCAGGGTCACCGGGCTCACCGAGGGCGAGCCCTGCCGGGTGACCACCGAGTCCGGCGCCACCGTGACCGCCAGGGACGTCGTCGTGGCCACCGGCTTTCCCGTCTTCGACCGCGCCCTGCTCTTCGCCCGGCTCTCCCCGCGCCGGGAACTCGTGGTGGCCGCCCCGCTGGACGCCGCCGCGGCGCCGCAGGGGATGTACATCACCGAGGAAGAAGGCAAGCGCTCGGTGCGCACGGCGCCGCTCCCCGACGGACGGCGGCTGCTCATCGTCACCGGGGAGAGCTTCACCCCCGGCTCCGGCCACGTGGGGGAGCGCTTCCGGCGGCTGGACGCCTGGATGCACGAGCGGTTCCCGGTGGCGGAGACCGCCTACCGGTGGGCGGCGCAGGACAACGACCCCACGGACACCGTAGCGCTGGTCGGGCCGCTGCACCCCGGGGCGCGGCACACCTTCGTCGCCACCGGGTTCGGCGGCTGGGGCATGAGCGGCGGGGTGATGGCCGGGCGGCTGCTGTCCGCGCTGATCAACGGGGAGCGGCCGCCGTGGGCCGGACTCTACGACCCGCGGCGGATCGCACCGGTGCTCAAGGAGGCACCCGCGCTGCTGCGCCAGCAGGCGGACGTGGCGATGCACTTCGTCGGGGACCGGCTCCGCCCCGCCCACGCCGACACCGTCGACGAGGTCGCGCCCGGCGAGGGCGCCGTCGTCCGGGTGCACGGCAGCCGGTGCGCCGTCTACCGCGATGACGACGGCGTCCTGCACGCGGTGTCGGCCCGGTGCTCCCACCTGGGCTGCCTGGTGGCCTTCAACGCCGCCGAGACCACCTGGGAGTGCCCCTGCCACGGCTCGCGCTTCGACGTGGACGGCGCTGTCCTGCAAGGACCCGCCGTGCGGCCGCTCGAAGCCCGCAACCTGGATTCTTGA
- a CDS encoding alcohol dehydrogenase catalytic domain-containing protein has translation MRATLLYAAKDVRVEDVAEPRIQNPTDAVVRIVLSCVCGSDLWPYKSQPYTDNPRHMGHEFIGVVEDVGSQVRSLRSGDLVVAPFRYSDNTCVYCREGLQTSCVRGGAWGVEGVDGGQGQVARTPYADGTLVKLPVGEDSELLPDLLSLSDVLCTGYHAARTAGVARGDTVVVIGDGAVGLSSVIASRLLGAERVILMGRHPTRTDLGRDFGATDVVAERGDEGVARVRELTGGEGSRRVLECVGLRDATVQAIGVVRDGGTISRVGAPQFSEFPFDFGDFRRNITLTGGMAPARAYIEELLPHVLDGSIHPGRVFDRTLGLEDVAEGYRAMDDREALKVLIRP, from the coding sequence ATGCGCGCCACCCTGCTGTACGCGGCGAAGGACGTACGCGTCGAGGACGTCGCAGAGCCCAGGATTCAGAACCCCACCGACGCCGTCGTACGGATCGTGCTGTCCTGCGTCTGCGGCAGCGACCTGTGGCCCTACAAGTCGCAGCCGTACACCGACAACCCCCGCCACATGGGGCACGAATTCATCGGCGTCGTCGAGGACGTCGGCTCCCAGGTGCGCAGCCTGCGGTCCGGGGACCTGGTCGTGGCCCCGTTCCGGTACAGCGACAACACCTGCGTGTACTGCCGCGAGGGGCTGCAGACGTCGTGCGTGCGCGGCGGGGCGTGGGGGGTTGAGGGTGTCGACGGCGGCCAGGGACAGGTCGCGCGTACCCCGTACGCCGACGGCACCCTGGTCAAGCTGCCGGTGGGCGAGGACTCCGAGCTGCTGCCTGACCTGCTGAGCCTCTCCGACGTCCTGTGCACCGGCTACCACGCGGCCCGCACCGCCGGCGTCGCGCGCGGCGACACCGTCGTCGTCATCGGCGACGGCGCAGTGGGCCTGTCCTCGGTCATCGCCTCGCGGCTGCTGGGCGCCGAACGGGTCATCCTGATGGGGCGCCACCCGACCCGCACCGACCTGGGCCGCGACTTCGGCGCCACCGACGTGGTCGCCGAGCGCGGCGACGAGGGCGTCGCACGGGTGCGCGAGCTGACCGGCGGCGAGGGCAGCCGCAGGGTGCTCGAATGCGTGGGCCTGAGGGACGCGACCGTGCAGGCCATCGGGGTGGTGCGGGACGGCGGCACGATCAGCCGGGTGGGCGCGCCCCAGTTCTCCGAGTTCCCCTTCGACTTCGGTGACTTCAGGCGCAACATCACCCTGACCGGCGGCATGGCCCCGGCGCGCGCCTACATCGAGGAGCTGCTGCCGCACGTCCTCGACGGCTCGATCCACCCCGGCCGGGTCTTCGACCGCACCCTCGGCCTGGAGGACGTCGCCGAGGGCTATCGCGCGATGGACGACCGTGAGGCGCTGAAGGTCCTCATCCGCCCCTGA
- a CDS encoding ECF transporter S component — protein MSAAAAGRRPRRGTAIRLHAAAAVTIALAAFIGLVAFFWPFVVAPGHFGSSYAPPLIFGVLLVLVLAVVFAQIADGGIDAKALAMLGVLSAVNAALRPLGAGTAGIETVFFVLVLAGRVFGPGFGFTLGCTSLFASALLTGGVGPWMPYQMFGCAFVGMLGGLLPRARGKAEILLLALYGSASGYLFGFLLNLSFWPFSTDPGSSLAYLPGLPFTEQWHRYLAFDAATSLGWDTGRAVTNFVAIVVAGPAALTTFRRAARRANFTAPIRFAPAPPETGTAAEDTAP, from the coding sequence ATGAGCGCGGCAGCGGCCGGACGCCGGCCCCGGCGCGGCACCGCGATCCGGCTGCACGCGGCGGCCGCCGTCACCATCGCGCTCGCCGCCTTCATCGGCCTGGTCGCCTTCTTCTGGCCGTTCGTCGTCGCGCCCGGCCACTTCGGCAGCTCCTACGCGCCCCCGCTGATCTTCGGCGTGCTGCTCGTCCTGGTCCTCGCGGTCGTCTTCGCCCAGATCGCCGACGGCGGCATCGACGCGAAGGCGCTGGCCATGCTCGGCGTGCTCTCCGCCGTCAACGCCGCCCTCCGCCCGCTCGGCGCCGGCACCGCCGGCATCGAGACCGTCTTCTTCGTCCTGGTCCTCGCCGGGCGCGTCTTCGGCCCCGGCTTCGGCTTCACCCTCGGCTGCACCTCGTTGTTCGCCTCCGCGCTGCTGACCGGCGGCGTGGGCCCCTGGATGCCCTACCAGATGTTCGGCTGCGCCTTCGTCGGCATGCTCGGCGGGCTGCTGCCCCGCGCCCGCGGCAAGGCCGAGATCCTGCTGCTCGCGCTCTACGGCTCGGCGTCCGGCTACCTCTTCGGCTTCCTGCTCAACCTGTCCTTCTGGCCCTTCTCCACCGACCCCGGCAGCTCCCTGGCGTATCTGCCGGGCCTGCCCTTCACTGAGCAGTGGCACCGCTACCTGGCGTTCGACGCGGCCACCTCGCTCGGCTGGGACACCGGCCGCGCGGTCACCAACTTCGTCGCCATCGTGGTGGCCGGGCCCGCCGCGCTGACCACCTTCCGCCGCGCGGCCCGCCGCGCCAACTTCACGGCGCCGATCCGCTTCGCACCGGCTCCGCCGGAGACCGGGACCGCCGCCGAGGACACGGCGCCCTGA
- a CDS encoding ABC transporter ATP-binding protein: MIRFDQVSVIYDGADRPVLRDVDLTVEEGELCLVVGRTGAGKSTLLGTINGLVPHFTGGTLAGRVTVEGRDTAHHPPRELADVVGVVGQDPLAGFVTDTVEEELAYAMEQLAIPADVMRKRVEETLDLLGLADLRHRALSELSGGQQQRAAIGSVLTAHPRILVLDEPTSALDPTAAEEVLAAVTRLVHDLGVTVVLAEHRLERVVQYADRVIHLAGDGTATADLPAKAFRTSTVAPPVVDLGRLAGWDPLPLSVRDARRAAVPLREQLAALPAPAPRRSGGAPGGEPLLAARGIVVRYGHVVAVRDVDLDLRAGEVTALMGRNGSGKSSLLWALHGAGPRQAGTVRFAGGGGGAGAAEPPAAARRFGGRRPRPAPEARRVGLVPQTPTDLLYLETVGAELAQADRESGGRTPDGARGILDRLAPGIPDDSHPRDLSEGQKLSLVLAIQLASAPDVVLLDEPTRGLDYQAKQALTGIVDALAAEGRSVVISTHDVEFVAAAADRVAVMAEGEIVADGATADVIVASPAFAPQAAKILAPLSYLTVDQVADALATGTGAGL, encoded by the coding sequence GTGATCCGATTCGACCAGGTCAGCGTCATCTACGACGGGGCCGACCGACCCGTGCTGCGGGACGTGGACCTGACCGTGGAGGAAGGCGAGCTGTGCCTGGTCGTCGGCCGTACCGGCGCCGGCAAGTCCACGCTGCTCGGCACGATCAACGGCCTGGTGCCGCACTTCACCGGCGGCACGCTGGCCGGCCGCGTCACCGTCGAGGGCCGGGACACCGCCCACCACCCGCCGCGCGAGCTCGCCGACGTCGTGGGCGTCGTCGGCCAGGACCCGCTGGCCGGCTTCGTCACCGACACCGTCGAGGAGGAACTCGCCTACGCCATGGAGCAGCTGGCGATCCCCGCGGACGTGATGCGCAAGCGCGTCGAGGAGACCCTCGACCTGCTCGGCCTGGCCGACCTGCGGCACCGCGCGCTCAGCGAGCTGTCCGGCGGCCAGCAGCAGCGCGCCGCCATCGGCTCCGTCCTCACCGCGCACCCGCGGATCCTGGTCCTGGACGAGCCGACCTCCGCGCTGGACCCCACCGCCGCGGAGGAGGTGCTGGCCGCGGTCACCCGCCTGGTGCACGACCTCGGCGTCACCGTCGTGCTCGCCGAACACCGCCTGGAGCGCGTCGTGCAGTACGCCGACCGGGTCATCCACCTCGCCGGCGACGGCACCGCCACCGCGGACCTGCCCGCGAAGGCCTTCCGTACCTCCACCGTCGCGCCGCCCGTGGTCGACCTCGGCCGGCTGGCCGGCTGGGACCCGCTGCCGCTGTCGGTACGCGACGCCCGCCGCGCGGCCGTCCCGCTGCGGGAGCAGCTGGCAGCGCTACCGGCGCCGGCCCCCCGCCGCTCCGGCGGCGCCCCCGGCGGTGAACCGCTGCTGGCCGCGCGCGGGATCGTCGTACGCTACGGCCACGTGGTCGCCGTACGGGACGTCGACCTGGACCTGCGGGCCGGTGAGGTCACCGCGCTGATGGGCCGCAACGGCTCGGGCAAGTCCTCGCTGCTGTGGGCCCTGCACGGGGCCGGCCCGCGCCAGGCAGGGACCGTACGCTTCGCCGGCGGCGGCGGCGGCGCCGGCGCCGCCGAACCGCCCGCCGCGGCACGCCGCTTCGGCGGGCGGCGCCCCAGACCGGCGCCGGAGGCCCGCCGGGTGGGCCTCGTCCCGCAGACCCCGACCGACCTGCTCTACCTGGAGACCGTGGGCGCCGAACTGGCGCAGGCCGACCGCGAGTCGGGCGGCCGCACCCCGGACGGTGCGCGCGGCATCCTGGACCGGCTCGCGCCCGGCATCCCCGACGACAGCCACCCCCGCGACCTGTCGGAGGGCCAGAAGCTCTCCCTGGTGCTGGCCATCCAGCTGGCCTCGGCCCCCGACGTCGTGCTGCTCGACGAGCCCACCCGCGGCCTTGACTACCAGGCCAAGCAGGCCCTCACCGGCATCGTCGACGCCCTGGCCGCCGAGGGGCGCAGCGTGGTGATCTCCACCCACGACGTGGAGTTCGTGGCCGCCGCGGCCGACCGGGTGGCCGTCATGGCCGAGGGCGAGATCGTCGCCGACGGCGCCACCGCCGACGTCATCGTCGCCTCACCCGCCTTCGCCCCGCAGGCCGCCAAGATCCTCGCCCCGCTGTCCTACCTCACCGTCGACCAGGTCGCGGACGCCCTCGCCACCGGGACGGGGGCCGGCCTATGA
- a CDS encoding CbiQ family ECF transporter T component: MTAAATAPSGEPAPGGRRLPRTLHPVAWWIWGIGLATAVSRTTNPLLLLLVLAVLGFVVNERRSDAPWARGFKYYLWLALTVVAIRVVFRCVFASGITPADHILFSAPRIPTPHWYAGIQLGGPVSLEATLSAATDGLRLACLLCCIGAANTLANPKRALRVLPGALYELGVAVTVSMSVAPQLVESVQRVARARRLRADRARGVRALRSILIPVLEDALERSLHLAAAMDSRGYGRAGTATRASRRTTAALMLAGMLGLCAGVYGLLDGSTPRALGLPALLGGSLLCCGGLALGGRRIRRTSYRPDPWRAPEWAVALCGCATAAVLFLTVGYSAADLNPGLYPLRWPSLPWLPAAAILLAGLAAFAAPPPARTPAAVPAAARQPRKGADTPSEALL, translated from the coding sequence GTGACGGCTGCCGCCACCGCCCCGTCCGGCGAGCCCGCGCCGGGCGGCCGGCGGCTGCCGCGCACCCTGCACCCGGTGGCCTGGTGGATCTGGGGCATCGGCCTGGCCACCGCGGTGAGCCGCACCACCAATCCGCTGCTGCTCCTGCTGGTCCTCGCCGTCCTCGGCTTCGTGGTCAACGAGCGCCGCAGCGACGCGCCCTGGGCCAGGGGCTTCAAGTACTACCTGTGGCTGGCGCTGACCGTCGTGGCCATCCGGGTCGTCTTCCGCTGCGTGTTCGCCTCCGGCATCACCCCGGCCGACCACATCCTCTTCTCGGCGCCGCGCATCCCGACCCCCCACTGGTACGCGGGCATCCAGCTCGGCGGCCCGGTCTCGCTGGAGGCGACGCTGTCCGCCGCCACCGACGGGCTGCGGCTGGCCTGCCTGCTGTGCTGCATCGGCGCCGCCAACACCCTGGCCAACCCCAAGCGCGCGCTGCGGGTGCTGCCCGGCGCGCTGTACGAACTCGGCGTCGCCGTCACGGTGTCCATGAGCGTCGCCCCCCAGCTGGTCGAGAGTGTCCAGCGGGTCGCCCGCGCGCGCCGGCTCCGCGCCGACCGGGCCAGGGGCGTACGCGCGCTGCGCAGCATCCTCATCCCCGTCCTCGAAGACGCCCTGGAACGCTCCCTGCACCTGGCCGCCGCGATGGACAGCCGCGGATACGGCCGCGCGGGCACCGCCACCCGCGCCTCCCGCCGTACCACCGCCGCCCTCATGCTGGCCGGCATGCTCGGCCTGTGCGCCGGTGTCTACGGCCTGCTCGACGGGAGCACCCCGCGCGCGCTGGGACTGCCCGCGCTCCTCGGCGGATCGCTGCTGTGCTGCGGCGGCCTCGCCCTGGGCGGCCGCCGGATCCGCCGCACCAGCTACCGCCCCGACCCGTGGCGCGCGCCGGAGTGGGCGGTCGCCCTGTGCGGCTGCGCCACCGCCGCCGTGCTCTTCCTGACCGTCGGCTACAGCGCCGCCGACCTCAACCCGGGCCTGTACCCGCTGCGCTGGCCCTCGCTGCCCTGGCTGCCCGCCGCCGCGATCCTGCTCGCCGGCCTCGCCGCCTTCGCCGCGCCGCCCCCCGCCCGCACCCCGGCCGCCGTGCCGGCGGCCGCCCGGCAGCCCCGCAAAGGCGCCGACACACCCAGCGAGGCCCTGCTGTGA